A genomic window from Chitinophaga pollutisoli includes:
- a CDS encoding amidohydrolase family protein: MLKAEREWFACGETTICDGRAIPDNIRLVLAANEKGLLKGDYIILPDYDTNADSLDTWKPYYQRYHKRVKIGAIKMTFDGSPQGKSAWLTQPYLVPPEGEKPGFKGHPIYTREAAYNGLKRIFSHGMQAHIHCNGDAAIDLGLQLMDSLKKEGLLTPDMRCALIHSQVCRKDQVPRFKEIGIMPSWFPTHCYLWGDWHLNSVLGEARAAHISPLKEGLDQGIRFTIHHDAPVTPPDLLTAVYAAVNRRTRSGVILGEEQRIPPYEALKAITINAAWQWGEEAEKGTLETGKKADIVILDKNPLKVDPLTIKDIRVMETIKEGISVYKKAN; the protein is encoded by the coding sequence CTGCTGAAAGCGGAACGGGAATGGTTTGCATGCGGCGAAACCACCATTTGCGATGGCCGCGCCATTCCCGACAACATCCGCCTTGTGCTTGCGGCCAATGAAAAAGGGCTGCTGAAAGGGGATTACATCATCCTTCCGGATTACGATACGAATGCCGACAGTCTCGATACCTGGAAGCCATATTACCAGCGCTACCACAAACGCGTAAAAATCGGCGCCATCAAGATGACATTCGACGGTTCGCCGCAGGGCAAGTCCGCCTGGCTTACGCAGCCCTACCTGGTGCCGCCTGAAGGCGAAAAGCCCGGGTTCAAAGGCCATCCCATCTATACCAGGGAAGCCGCTTACAATGGCCTGAAACGCATATTCAGCCACGGCATGCAGGCCCACATCCATTGCAACGGAGACGCCGCCATCGACCTGGGGCTGCAACTGATGGACAGCCTTAAAAAAGAAGGTCTGCTCACGCCAGATATGCGCTGCGCGCTCATCCACAGCCAGGTGTGCCGCAAAGACCAGGTGCCCCGGTTCAAGGAAATCGGTATCATGCCCAGCTGGTTCCCGACCCATTGTTATCTCTGGGGCGACTGGCATCTCAATAGCGTATTGGGCGAAGCACGCGCTGCGCATATCAGTCCGCTGAAAGAAGGTCTCGACCAGGGCATCCGGTTCACCATCCACCACGATGCGCCGGTCACCCCGCCCGACTTGCTGACAGCCGTGTACGCCGCCGTTAACCGCAGGACGCGCTCCGGTGTGATTCTCGGCGAAGAACAACGCATCCCGCCCTATGAAGCACTGAAGGCCATTACCATTAACGCCGCCTGGCAATGGGGCGAAGAGGCGGAGAAGGGAACTTTGGAAACGGGCAAAAAAGCAGATATCGTCATTCTCGATAAAAACCCATTGAAAGTGGATCCGCTGACGATAAAGGACATCCGGGTAATGGAGACGATCAAGGAAGGAATATCGGTTTATAAAAAAGCAAATTGA
- a CDS encoding DUF2461 domain-containing protein produces MASKYTAATQIRPSSLEFLSNLADNNERNWFNDNKPVYQEELQHIEQFADVLLEQLSRHDLIETPSGKKSLHRIYRDVRFSSDKRPYKSNWSGGFKRATKFRRGGYYFHIEPGNSMIAGGFWGPVPEDLKRIREDIAFDPAPLRKILQAEEFISTFGKLEGEQLKTAPKGFDIAHEAVDLLRFKQFLLIRRFTDAEVLAPGFAAKVDLTFQAMRPFFDYMSEVLTSDLNGESAGD; encoded by the coding sequence ATGGCCAGCAAATATACCGCCGCGACACAAATCCGGCCATCCAGTCTGGAGTTCCTCAGTAACCTCGCTGACAATAACGAACGTAATTGGTTCAATGACAACAAACCGGTTTACCAGGAAGAATTGCAGCATATCGAGCAGTTCGCAGACGTGCTGCTGGAGCAATTATCGCGTCATGATCTAATCGAAACGCCGTCAGGAAAGAAAAGCCTGCACCGTATTTACCGCGACGTTCGATTTTCCAGTGATAAAAGGCCTTACAAAAGCAACTGGAGCGGTGGTTTCAAGCGGGCAACGAAATTCCGCCGCGGCGGATATTACTTCCACATCGAGCCGGGCAATAGTATGATAGCCGGTGGGTTCTGGGGGCCGGTTCCGGAAGATCTGAAGCGGATCCGGGAAGATATCGCCTTCGACCCGGCGCCGTTGCGGAAGATTCTCCAGGCCGAAGAATTCATTTCCACATTCGGAAAGCTGGAAGGAGAACAGTTGAAAACTGCACCCAAAGGTTTCGATATTGCCCATGAAGCGGTGGACCTGCTGCGGTTCAAGCAGTTCCTGCTCATCCGGCGGTTTACGGACGCGGAAGTGCTGGCCCCTGGTTTTGCTGCGAAAGTGGACCTTACGTTCCAGGCCATGCGCCCTTTTTTCGATTACATGAGCGAGGTATTGACGAGTGACCTGAATGGGGAAAGTGCAGGCGACTAA
- a CDS encoding heavy metal translocating P-type ATPase — protein MEKIKIDLDLVLPEVPDERDACVQRVIAAMQQHKGIEKAHVVPADTQNGARLCFHFDPDEISLEQIQQFAQEAGASVSRKYGHLVIEVEAIREMIEAAVVESQLKKVNGIVDVSVSATGNIRIEFDRNATNKETILKEIERQGLKTKSTAANVHTHQPEGTGEEVEDEEEHDHAPAPAGSSPWREYLPAIISFVMLMAGLAADNFIKPSFFTGWVRLVWYGIAYLPVGWPVAMHGIRLLFKGDVFTEFVLMTIATLGAFYIGEYPEGVAVMLFYTVGELFQGAAVSRAKRSIKALLDIRPDTAMVLVDGKYKSMRPTAVKVGDTIQIKVGEKVPLDGVILNDGSSFNTAALTGESKPSSFRKGETVLAGMINQEKVVELQVTKLFNDSSLARILTMVQEATTRKAKTEQFIRKFARVYTPIVVFLAIGITLLPYFFVDNYVFNDWLYRALIFLVISCPCALVISIPLGYFGGIGAASRKGILFKGSNYLDLITKVNRVVMDKTGTLTKGVFRVQEVRSFDLPEGTWLPLAAALESKSTHPIAAAVVEHAGKDADGQTVDALEEISGHGLKGTIGGKMVAAGNGKFMQKLGIPIPPEATAITDTVVMVGVDGKFAGYITIADELKEDAQEAVQALHEMNVQTTMLSGDKQAVVDKVAAVLKIDRAFGDLLPENKVEKVEQIKKEPGAVIAFVGDGINDAPVLALSDVGIAMGGVGSDAAIETADVVIQTDQPSRIPIAMKIGRATNRVVWQNIALAFGVKAIVLILGAGGLATMWEAVFADVGVALLAILNAVRIQRMKF, from the coding sequence ATGGAAAAAATCAAGATCGATCTGGATTTGGTTTTGCCGGAAGTTCCGGATGAAAGGGATGCTTGCGTGCAGCGCGTCATCGCCGCCATGCAGCAGCATAAAGGCATCGAAAAAGCGCACGTTGTACCTGCGGATACGCAGAACGGCGCCAGGCTTTGCTTCCATTTCGATCCGGACGAAATCTCGCTGGAGCAAATCCAACAATTCGCCCAGGAAGCAGGCGCATCCGTTTCGCGGAAGTACGGCCACCTGGTGATCGAGGTCGAGGCGATCCGGGAAATGATCGAAGCGGCCGTGGTGGAAAGTCAACTGAAAAAGGTGAACGGCATCGTGGATGTTTCCGTTTCCGCCACGGGCAACATCCGCATCGAATTCGACAGGAACGCGACCAATAAGGAAACCATCTTGAAGGAGATAGAGCGGCAAGGCTTGAAAACAAAATCCACCGCCGCCAATGTACATACCCATCAGCCGGAAGGAACCGGCGAGGAAGTGGAGGATGAAGAAGAGCACGATCACGCACCAGCACCGGCGGGCTCGTCCCCGTGGCGGGAGTATTTGCCCGCAATCATCAGCTTCGTGATGCTCATGGCCGGGCTTGCGGCCGATAACTTCATCAAACCGTCTTTTTTTACGGGCTGGGTGCGGCTGGTATGGTATGGCATAGCATATCTGCCGGTTGGGTGGCCGGTAGCCATGCACGGCATCCGGTTGCTTTTCAAAGGTGATGTGTTCACTGAATTCGTATTGATGACCATCGCCACCCTGGGCGCCTTCTATATCGGGGAATATCCGGAAGGCGTGGCTGTCATGCTCTTTTATACCGTCGGTGAGCTCTTTCAGGGCGCTGCTGTTAGCCGGGCGAAGCGCAGCATCAAGGCGTTACTGGACATTCGCCCCGATACCGCAATGGTGCTCGTGGACGGTAAATACAAATCCATGCGCCCTACGGCCGTAAAAGTGGGCGATACGATCCAGATCAAGGTAGGTGAAAAGGTGCCGCTGGATGGAGTTATCCTCAACGATGGCAGTTCTTTTAACACTGCCGCGCTGACGGGCGAAAGCAAACCCTCTTCATTCCGCAAAGGGGAAACCGTGCTGGCAGGTATGATAAATCAGGAAAAAGTCGTAGAGCTGCAAGTCACGAAATTGTTCAATGACAGCTCCCTGGCGCGCATTCTTACGATGGTCCAGGAGGCTACCACGCGGAAAGCGAAGACGGAACAGTTTATCCGCAAGTTCGCGCGGGTTTACACGCCCATCGTGGTTTTCCTAGCCATAGGCATCACGCTCTTGCCGTATTTCTTCGTCGATAATTATGTATTCAACGACTGGCTGTACCGGGCTTTGATCTTCCTGGTGATTTCGTGCCCCTGTGCGCTGGTGATCTCCATACCGCTCGGCTACTTCGGTGGTATCGGCGCCGCTTCCCGTAAGGGTATTCTGTTCAAGGGCTCCAACTACCTCGACCTCATTACCAAAGTGAACCGCGTGGTGATGGATAAGACCGGAACGCTGACGAAGGGTGTTTTCCGGGTGCAGGAAGTCCGCAGCTTCGACCTGCCGGAAGGAACCTGGCTGCCGCTGGCCGCTGCGCTGGAAAGCAAATCAACCCATCCCATTGCGGCCGCGGTTGTGGAGCACGCCGGAAAGGACGCTGACGGCCAGACCGTGGATGCGCTGGAGGAAATCAGCGGACATGGTCTGAAGGGTACGATCGGTGGGAAGATGGTCGCAGCAGGAAATGGAAAGTTCATGCAGAAGTTAGGGATCCCCATTCCGCCGGAAGCGACAGCGATCACCGATACCGTTGTAATGGTAGGCGTCGATGGAAAGTTTGCCGGATATATCACCATTGCCGACGAGCTGAAGGAAGATGCGCAGGAGGCCGTGCAGGCATTGCACGAAATGAATGTTCAGACAACCATGCTCAGCGGCGACAAGCAGGCCGTAGTTGATAAAGTGGCCGCAGTCCTCAAAATTGACCGCGCTTTCGGCGACCTTTTGCCGGAAAACAAGGTGGAGAAAGTGGAGCAAATCAAAAAGGAGCCCGGCGCCGTTATCGCGTTCGTGGGCGACGGTATCAACGATGCCCCCGTACTCGCGCTCAGCGACGTGGGAATCGCCATGGGTGGGGTGGGCAGCGACGCAGCCATCGAAACGGCGGACGTGGTGATCCAGACCGATCAGCCTTCCCGCATCCCCATCGCCATGAAGATCGGCCGCGCCACGAACCGCGTGGTTTGGCAAAATATTGCCCTGGCGTTTGGGGTGAAGGCTATCGTGCTGATTCTCGGTGCTGGTGGATTAGCCACTATGTGGGAGGCGGTTTTCGCAGATGTAGGTGTGGCACTGCTGGCGATTCTGAACGCCGTTCGTATTCAGAGGATGAAATTCTAA
- the merTP gene encoding mercuric transport protein MerTP: MKKARSSGAAIGTGILTAIAASICCITPIIAMIAGSSSLLASFSWLEPARPYLIGASVAVLAYAWYLQLKTAKPSADDCHCEPAKKPSYYQSKKFLGIITLFSVLMMTFPLYASVFYPKGNENAAVHSIADNKLQARFTIQGMTCASCEAHVNNEISKVPGVLTYATSFKARNSVVTFDPSKTNIDAISAAIGKTGYKVRGSEIMDTK, translated from the coding sequence ATGAAAAAGGCCAGATCCTCCGGCGCCGCGATCGGGACGGGCATACTGACCGCAATTGCAGCATCCATCTGCTGCATTACGCCCATTATCGCCATGATCGCAGGCAGCAGCAGTTTGCTGGCCAGCTTTTCCTGGCTTGAACCGGCACGACCCTACCTTATTGGCGCTTCAGTGGCGGTTTTGGCATACGCCTGGTACCTTCAACTTAAAACTGCGAAACCTTCAGCTGATGATTGCCACTGCGAACCAGCGAAGAAGCCGTCATATTACCAATCAAAGAAATTCCTGGGAATCATCACCCTTTTCTCCGTGTTGATGATGACTTTCCCGCTGTATGCCAGTGTATTTTATCCGAAGGGCAATGAAAATGCAGCGGTGCATTCCATCGCGGATAACAAATTGCAGGCTAGGTTTACGATACAGGGAATGACCTGCGCGAGCTGCGAAGCCCACGTAAACAATGAAATTTCCAAAGTGCCGGGCGTTTTGACGTATGCGACTTCATTCAAAGCAAGAAACAGCGTGGTGACTTTCGATCCATCGAAAACTAACATCGATGCGATTTCAGCTGCGATTGGGAAAACCGGCTACAAGGTTCGGGGATCAGAAATTATGGATACAAAGTAA
- a CDS encoding NAD(P)-dependent alcohol dehydrogenase has protein sequence MKAIVYRQYGSPDQLQLQDIPIPVPQDDEVLVKIQAASINSWDWDLVIGKQLLLRLIGGLRKPRHVVLGADIAGRVEAVGKNVRFFQPGDEVFGDIAESGFGGFAEYVVTKEKLLARKSPAMTFTQAAALPQAGLLALQGLRHFGRVMPGQRILINGAGGGVGTLALQLAKSAGAEVTCVDLASKFDMLRGLGADHCIDYTVLDYTRTGEQYDKVLDVIAHRKVADYKRALRPGGTFTMIGGSMGWLLFQMMVLAPLIPAGSGRKLGIMGYRPKREDLDLLTQLFEAGQLQPVIDREYPLADTADAFRYFGTGKVMGKVVIATP, from the coding sequence ATGAAAGCAATCGTTTACCGTCAATACGGCTCCCCGGACCAGTTACAGCTGCAGGATATTCCCATCCCAGTGCCCCAAGACGATGAAGTGCTGGTTAAAATACAGGCAGCGTCCATCAACTCGTGGGATTGGGACCTGGTAATCGGAAAGCAGCTGTTGTTGCGGCTGATCGGCGGTTTGCGGAAACCGCGGCATGTGGTGTTAGGCGCGGATATTGCAGGAAGGGTAGAAGCTGTGGGAAAGAACGTGAGGTTTTTCCAACCAGGAGATGAAGTGTTTGGCGATATCGCGGAAAGTGGATTCGGAGGGTTTGCGGAATATGTTGTCACGAAAGAAAAACTGCTGGCGAGGAAGTCGCCCGCCATGACTTTCACACAGGCGGCAGCCTTACCGCAGGCTGGTTTGCTGGCCCTGCAGGGTTTGCGGCACTTCGGGAGGGTAATGCCCGGCCAGCGCATCCTGATCAATGGCGCCGGGGGAGGGGTTGGCACGCTTGCATTGCAATTGGCAAAGTCGGCCGGCGCTGAAGTAACTTGTGTAGACCTCGCATCCAAATTCGACATGTTGCGCGGCCTCGGAGCAGATCATTGTATCGATTACACCGTCCTGGATTATACACGTACCGGTGAGCAATATGATAAAGTGCTGGATGTGATCGCGCACCGGAAGGTGGCCGATTACAAAAGGGCGCTGCGGCCCGGGGGCACCTTCACTATGATCGGCGGATCTATGGGATGGCTGTTATTTCAGATGATGGTACTCGCACCCCTGATCCCCGCGGGCTCCGGCCGGAAGTTAGGGATCATGGGATACCGCCCCAAAAGGGAAGATCTGGACTTGCTGACGCAGCTCTTCGAAGCAGGGCAGCTGCAGCCCGTTATTGACCGGGAATATCCGCTGGCGGATACCGCGGATGCGTTCCGCTACTTCGGCACGGGGAAAGTAATGGGGAAGGTCGTCATTGCTACTCCCTGA
- a CDS encoding TonB-dependent receptor domain-containing protein, which yields MKRIVFTGLLACISYICNAQNVLIARILEADSKVPLTGATVALPGTSLGAKSGEDGIAILRNIPDGRQAVAFSFVGFETIIDTLVFPRGTDTLTILLEEESEEIEEVVITSTRSTRTIQNIPTRVEFIAGEELEEKGNMKPGDIRMMLNESTGIQTQQVSATSANSSIRIQGLDGRYTQILKDGFPLYAGFSGGLGLLQTPPLDLKQVEVIKGSASTLYGGGAIAGLVNLISRTPTEERDLRFLVNGTSAGGLDVSGFYGQKFEKVGLTVFASRNSNRPYDPSNTGFTAIPKFERYNINPKLFLYFNPRTRLNFGVNATLEDRTGGDIQYIKGRGDATHSYFEKNKTQRYSTQLAFDHDFSENSSLTVKNSVNNFKRKLSIPGYVFDGTQWSSYTEAAYSRHRERSEWVAGVNVYTDNFKEAKTDTIPLRNYDQNTVGAFVQNTWKASEAVHLETGLRGDYVVDYGFVLLPRASVLFKFSPKFSSRIGGGLGYKTPTIFTEETERLQYHSVLPINSDDNKLERSYGANFDLNYRTGFADGKVSLSVNQLFFYTRINDPLLLTSAPGNLYRLVNAEGHIDTKGWETNVKVSFDDLKLFIGYTFTDAQINENGIKRENYLTSRHRLNNVLMYEIEEKWKFGLEGYYYSKQQLSDGKTGKPYWICGFMAEKIWEKFSLFVNFENFLDTRQTRFDSIYTGTVTNPVFRDIYAPLDGFVVNGGLKLRL from the coding sequence ATGAAAAGAATCGTATTTACGGGCTTGTTAGCCTGTATCAGCTATATATGCAATGCACAAAACGTACTGATCGCGCGCATCCTGGAAGCAGACAGTAAAGTGCCTCTGACCGGCGCCACGGTTGCCCTTCCTGGAACTTCGCTCGGCGCGAAATCCGGTGAAGACGGCATCGCCATCCTCCGGAACATCCCTGACGGCCGGCAGGCTGTCGCGTTCAGCTTTGTGGGTTTTGAAACGATTATCGACACGCTGGTGTTCCCGCGCGGTACCGACACCCTAACCATCCTGCTTGAAGAAGAATCCGAGGAGATCGAGGAAGTGGTGATCACATCCACCCGAAGCACCCGCACCATCCAGAATATTCCGACCCGCGTGGAATTCATTGCCGGGGAGGAACTGGAAGAAAAAGGCAACATGAAACCCGGCGACATCCGCATGATGCTCAATGAAAGCACCGGCATCCAGACGCAGCAGGTTTCCGCGACTTCCGCCAACTCCAGCATCCGCATCCAGGGGCTCGACGGGCGATATACCCAAATCCTCAAAGATGGTTTCCCGCTGTATGCCGGGTTCTCCGGTGGTCTGGGCCTCCTGCAGACGCCGCCGCTCGACCTTAAACAGGTAGAGGTAATCAAGGGCTCGGCCTCCACGCTCTACGGCGGTGGTGCCATCGCCGGCCTGGTCAACCTCATTTCCCGGACGCCGACCGAAGAACGGGATCTCCGGTTCCTGGTGAACGGCACGTCCGCCGGCGGGCTGGACGTGAGCGGGTTTTATGGGCAGAAGTTCGAGAAAGTGGGCCTGACGGTGTTCGCATCCCGCAACAGCAACCGGCCCTACGATCCATCAAACACGGGTTTCACTGCGATACCCAAGTTTGAAAGGTATAACATCAACCCGAAGCTGTTCCTGTACTTCAACCCACGTACCCGTCTGAACTTTGGCGTAAACGCCACCCTCGAAGACCGCACCGGCGGCGATATTCAGTATATCAAAGGCCGCGGGGACGCTACGCATTCCTATTTCGAGAAAAACAAGACCCAACGGTACAGCACCCAGCTGGCATTCGATCACGATTTCAGCGAAAACAGCAGTCTGACCGTGAAAAATTCCGTGAATAATTTTAAACGAAAGCTCAGCATCCCGGGTTATGTATTCGATGGCACGCAATGGTCATCCTACACGGAAGCGGCCTACAGCCGGCATCGGGAGCGTTCCGAATGGGTTGCCGGGGTCAACGTTTACACCGACAACTTCAAAGAGGCCAAAACTGATACCATCCCGCTCCGGAACTACGATCAGAACACCGTCGGCGCATTCGTGCAAAACACCTGGAAGGCCAGCGAGGCAGTTCATCTGGAAACCGGGCTCCGCGGTGACTACGTGGTCGACTACGGCTTTGTGCTCCTCCCGCGGGCTTCCGTGCTGTTCAAGTTCTCGCCGAAGTTCTCGTCGCGGATCGGCGGCGGATTGGGGTATAAAACGCCGACCATTTTCACCGAAGAAACGGAAAGGCTCCAGTATCATTCCGTGTTGCCGATCAATTCGGACGATAACAAACTGGAACGGTCCTACGGCGCCAATTTCGACCTGAACTACCGGACCGGCTTCGCGGACGGAAAGGTTAGCCTCAGCGTGAACCAGCTGTTCTTTTACACCCGGATCAACGACCCGCTGCTGCTGACCAGCGCCCCCGGTAATCTCTACCGGCTCGTCAATGCAGAAGGCCATATTGATACAAAAGGATGGGAAACTAACGTAAAAGTGAGCTTCGACGATCTCAAACTGTTCATCGGTTATACGTTCACCGACGCGCAGATCAACGAAAACGGCATCAAACGGGAAAACTACCTGACTTCCCGCCACCGGCTCAACAATGTTTTGATGTACGAGATCGAAGAAAAATGGAAGTTCGGACTGGAAGGCTACTACTACAGCAAGCAGCAGCTGAGCGACGGCAAAACCGGCAAACCGTACTGGATTTGCGGATTCATGGCTGAGAAGATCTGGGAAAAGTTCTCCCTGTTCGTGAATTTCGAGAACTTCCTCGACACCCGGCAGACACGTTTCGATTCGATTTACACCGGCACCGTTACCAATCCCGTTTTCCGGGATATTTACGCGCCGCTGGATGGCTTCGTCGTAAACGGCGGCCTGAAGCTGCGCCTGTAA
- a CDS encoding RNA polymerase sigma factor produces the protein MPEKELVQLVLQGDVAAFRLIVERTEKLVLHIISGLVSSREDQQDLAQDTYLKAFHHLRNFQYESKLSTWIGRIAYNTCISHLRKKRIKISISDEAAPGMEPESGNDPFTMLSSREVSVALQRAIQTLQPLHCTLITLFHQDALGIAEIAQITGLPEGTVKSYLYRARRELQKYLLTNYINREAL, from the coding sequence ATGCCTGAAAAGGAACTGGTACAACTCGTATTGCAGGGTGACGTTGCTGCGTTCCGGCTGATTGTGGAGAGAACTGAAAAGCTTGTGCTTCATATTATCAGCGGGCTGGTTTCCAGCCGGGAGGATCAACAGGATCTGGCGCAGGACACCTACCTTAAAGCGTTTCACCATCTGCGTAATTTCCAGTACGAATCTAAACTTTCCACCTGGATTGGCCGGATAGCCTATAACACCTGCATTAGCCACCTCCGAAAAAAACGGATCAAAATTTCAATTTCCGATGAAGCGGCACCAGGCATGGAACCGGAAAGCGGAAACGATCCGTTTACGATGCTCTCCAGCCGGGAGGTTTCAGTGGCATTGCAGCGCGCTATTCAAACACTGCAGCCGCTGCACTGCACGCTTATCACTCTTTTCCATCAAGATGCATTGGGCATTGCTGAAATTGCGCAGATTACAGGGTTGCCGGAAGGTACCGTGAAAAGCTACCTCTACCGGGCCCGGCGGGAACTGCAAAAATATCTTTTAACCAATTATATAAACAGGGAGGCATTATGA
- a CDS encoding cysteine-rich CWC family protein — protein sequence MCKHEEKSCPKCGGVFECKVGSIVLCQCTTVILSQEERDYIAAQYADCLCAACLKDLKSAFHQQRHNDKLYNISTLLFPKK from the coding sequence ATGTGCAAACACGAAGAGAAATCCTGCCCGAAGTGTGGTGGCGTATTTGAATGTAAGGTGGGGTCGATCGTACTATGTCAATGTACGACGGTTATACTTTCACAGGAGGAACGCGATTATATTGCGGCGCAGTATGCCGATTGTCTTTGCGCCGCCTGCCTGAAAGACTTGAAATCCGCATTCCATCAGCAACGTCATAACGATAAATTGTACAACATTTCAACCCTATTATTCCCAAAGAAGTAG
- a CDS encoding metalloregulator ArsR/SmtB family transcription factor, with protein MNGNTCIRLFADQAQIMACQVKLKTAQKAFSSLSAVLSLAGNEVRLKIMYLLEEENELCPCDLSDILGMTIPAISQHLKKLKDGGIVQTRKEGQTVFYSLVKEFLPTLNPFFTHINSETLKTEVP; from the coding sequence ATGAATGGTAATACTTGTATTCGTCTATTCGCAGACCAGGCGCAAATCATGGCCTGCCAAGTCAAGTTGAAGACCGCACAGAAGGCTTTTTCCAGTTTGTCTGCCGTGCTGTCGCTCGCCGGCAATGAAGTCCGGCTGAAGATCATGTATCTGCTGGAGGAGGAAAATGAGCTTTGCCCCTGTGATCTTTCAGACATTTTGGGAATGACCATCCCGGCTATTTCCCAGCATTTGAAGAAACTGAAGGACGGCGGTATCGTTCAGACGCGGAAGGAAGGCCAGACCGTGTTTTACTCGCTGGTGAAGGAATTCCTCCCAACATTAAATCCGTTTTTTACACATATCAATTCGGAAACCCTTAAAACAGAAGTGCCATGA
- a CDS encoding OmpA family protein — MLAYSKFDFVAGEQVLIADDFSQDAIGEFAMHWNTNNKGEVVAMKDNTKWLKLAQAGTYTSPNSKMLPENFTMEFDMILDLQTKGYLYPEMTFTLFNSGAESPTGNTVFKKLHENKAVVMNFFLGEGNNTRSTLATYAKHYETFKTAVQTVKVLEDNYKKPVHFAISVQKTRFRMWINEQKVYDMPKIIDDQFNQLAIAVSSSNYKDDELGFYISNFKLATGYPDVRSKLLTEGKFSTTGITFDVNSDVIRPSSLGVIKEIGTALQSDPSVKIRITGHTDSDGSAATNDALSKKRAEAVKKALTDIHGIAQDRMETEGKGASVPVAENTSPEGKAKNRRVEFNKL; from the coding sequence GTGCTGGCCTACTCCAAATTCGACTTCGTGGCGGGCGAACAGGTACTGATCGCGGACGACTTCTCGCAGGATGCCATCGGGGAATTCGCCATGCACTGGAACACCAATAACAAAGGTGAAGTAGTAGCCATGAAAGATAATACAAAATGGCTGAAGCTCGCGCAGGCGGGCACCTACACTTCCCCCAACTCCAAAATGCTGCCGGAAAATTTCACCATGGAGTTCGACATGATCCTGGACCTTCAAACCAAAGGTTACCTCTACCCGGAAATGACTTTCACGCTGTTCAACAGCGGTGCGGAATCGCCCACCGGCAACACGGTATTCAAGAAACTGCACGAAAACAAGGCCGTTGTGATGAATTTCTTCCTGGGAGAAGGAAATAATACCCGCAGCACCCTGGCTACCTACGCCAAACACTACGAGACGTTCAAGACGGCGGTGCAAACCGTGAAGGTGCTGGAAGATAACTACAAGAAACCCGTGCATTTCGCCATCAGCGTGCAGAAAACGCGCTTCAGGATGTGGATCAACGAACAGAAGGTTTACGACATGCCCAAGATCATCGACGATCAGTTCAACCAGCTGGCGATTGCCGTCAGCAGTTCCAACTACAAAGACGATGAGCTGGGCTTTTACATCTCCAACTTCAAACTGGCCACCGGCTACCCCGACGTCCGTTCCAAGCTGCTCACCGAAGGCAAATTCAGCACTACGGGCATTACTTTCGACGTAAATTCGGATGTGATCAGGCCTTCGTCCCTGGGTGTGATTAAAGAAATAGGCACCGCGCTGCAATCTGACCCGTCTGTAAAGATCAGGATCACCGGCCATACCGACAGCGACGGCTCCGCCGCCACGAACGACGCTTTGTCCAAAAAGCGGGCGGAAGCCGTGAAAAAGGCGCTGACCGATATCCATGGTATTGCGCAAGACAGGATGGAAACGGAAGGGAAAGGCGCTTCGGTGCCGGTAGCCGAGAATACGAGCCCGGAAGGTAAAGCGAAGAACCGGCGCGTGGAGTTCAATAAATTGTAG
- a CDS encoding GDCCVxC domain-containing (seleno)protein: MQENIVLESTITCPHCGFQKEETMPVDACQYFYACTNCKITIKPKHGDCCVYCSYGTVKCPPIQMNKSCCA; this comes from the coding sequence ATGCAAGAAAATATCGTTCTCGAATCGACAATCACTTGCCCGCATTGCGGCTTTCAAAAGGAGGAAACCATGCCGGTTGATGCCTGTCAGTACTTTTATGCATGTACGAACTGCAAAATCACGATAAAGCCGAAACACGGGGATTGCTGCGTGTATTGCAGCTATGGCACTGTCAAATGTCCGCCGATACAAATGAATAAGTCTTGTTGCGCATAG